In Tachypleus tridentatus isolate NWPU-2018 chromosome 7, ASM421037v1, whole genome shotgun sequence, a genomic segment contains:
- the LOC143256915 gene encoding uncharacterized protein LOC143256915 isoform X1: MPGERTTNLKVAGRGYRNLTGITKMLLKADNHGMLADEVIVQRANLRGGLKTRLQSAKNADESSLENNAIRTGCQKASFTGSDALTLNSLNDSKGLSEDSSIIQSDEHYEVKNSIRSSRDNVNCDYSSQSFTSVKAVSEKLVNVKSLLLNARKRETRHSLSGSDISDQDFDSLSKSGTNKTDLSETISSNRLLLPGVSDCKHKKEKEVLSSSLQSAVSCPTYTEKTTLHVSAHTTEEQCRSSPAAKLTLNLLCKLRTGKLGNHTPAQIVQSDVSETQSSLKSVAVKIEPQKLKDSQPHSIKLQSLACHEKDVTSICNSVQLSKPMNSLSPRVSPRSEISVSQVQTPEISEHAVGSDISYANQNLKSCGKSDLRNLLSLIKKKNSTNCSTKSVTTVNNQCSHHVLHSKDTTTIGTKFRDNYLGYKDIGHFTKDCGNNLRKEEVAVSSDMLKSIGKKHVQESENSKTGKEQVMLDDTLENIKIQGSQNNNLSKGVSNCRFENKMMKSLQNNKFIQREITLDGALGSKTEHPEIQNNNFGKEVRVLHDKCENKMTKLVDENYGNNLREKVVAASDITLENEKNVFMEVSTANLKRKSV, from the coding sequence ATGCCAGGTGAAAGGACTACAAATTTAAAGGTGGCAGGTAGAGGTTACAGAAATCTTACAGGCATCACCAAAATGCTTCTGAAAGCTGATAACCATGGTATGTTAGCAGATGAAGTTATTGTGCAAAGGGCAAATTTACGAGGTGGGCTTAAGACACGTCTTCAGTCTGCAAAGAATGCAGATGAATCCAGTCTTGAAAATAATGCTATCAGAACAGGTTGTCAGAAGGCATCCTTCACAGGAAGTGATGCTCTGACATTGAATAGTTTGAATGACAGCAAGGGATTATCAGAAGATTCTTCTATTATTCAGAGTGATGAGCATTATGAAGTGAAAAATAGTATTCGTTCTTCTCGGGACAATGTTAACTGTGATTATTCTAGTCAGAGTTTTACTTCAGTAAAAGCAGTTAGTGAGAAATTGGTTAATGTTAAAAGTCTTTTGCTGAATGCAAGAAAAAGAGAAACAAGACATTCCTTAAGTGGATCAGACATTTCTGATCAAGACTTTGATAGTCTTAGTAAATCAGGTACAAATAAAACAGATCTATCAGAAACTATATCTTCCAATAGGCTGCTTTTACCAGGAGTTTCTGACTGTAAAcacaagaaagaaaaagaagtgTTATCTTCAAGCTTACAGTCAGCTGTATCTTGTCCAACATATACAGAAAAAACTACTCTCCATGTTTCAGCGCATACTACAGAAGAACAGTGTAGGTCTAGCCCAGCAGCAAAATTGACTCTAAATTTACTTTGTAAGTTACGAACTGGTAAGCTTGGAAATCACACGCCAGCTCAGATTGTTCAGTCAGATGTATCTGAAACTCAGTCCAGTTTGAAGTCTGTGGCTGTTAAAATAGAACCACAAAAATTAAAAGATTCTCAGCCACACAGTATTAAATTACAGTCTCTTGCATGTCATGAGAAAGATGTAACTTCTATCTGCAATTCTGTTCAATTGTCTAAACCTATGAATTCACTATCTCCAAGAGTATCGCCAAGGTCAGAAATTAGTGTGTCGCAGGTACAAACACCTGAAATCTCTGAACACGCAGTTGGTTCAGATATTAGCTATGCCAATCAAAATTTGAAATCATGTGGAAAAAGTGATCTGCGTAATCTCTTGAgtcttataaaaaagaaaaactctaCCAACTGCTCAACAAAGTCTGTAACCACTGTTAATAATCAGTGTAGCCATCATGTGTTGCATTCTAAAGACACAACTACAATTGGAACAAAATTTAGAGATAATTATTTGGGATATAAAGATATTGGACACTTCACAAAGGATTGTGGAAATAACCTAAGAAAAGAAGAGGTGGCTGTATCGTCTGATATGTTGAAAAGTATAGGAAAGAAACATGTTCAGGAAAGTGAAAACAGCAAAACTGGAAAGGAACAGGTAATGTTAGATGAtactttagaaaatataaaaatacaaggaAGTCAAAATAACAACCTAAGTAAAGGAGTATCAAATTGTAGGTTTGAAAACAAGATGATGAAATCACTTCAGAACAATAAATTTATCCAGAGAGAGATAACATTAGATGGTGCCTTAGGAAGTAAAACAGAACATCCAGAAATTCAGAACAATAACTTTGGAAAAGAGGTAAGGGTGCTTCATGACAAATGTGAAAACAAGATGACAAAACTTGTAGATGAAAATTATGGCAACAACCTTAGAGAGAAGGTAGTAGCAGCATCAGATATTacattagaaaatgaaaaaaatgttttcatggaAGTCAGTACAGCAAACCTGAAAAGGAAAAGTGTGTAG